Proteins encoded together in one Lutra lutra chromosome 4, mLutLut1.2, whole genome shotgun sequence window:
- the LOC125098263 gene encoding olfactory receptor 13-like codes for MQNFPWDNHSFVSEFILLGFSRDPYINVILFNIFFFLYLSTLVGNGLIVTLIHMDSHLHTPMYFFLSVLSMLDMSYVTTTVPQMLVHLICQKKTISYVGCVAQMYIFLVLGITEGWLFSVMAYDRYVAICYPLRYKIIMTPWLCGAMVVFCGLWGISCSLVYTVFTMRLPYCGPNEINHFFCEVPAVLKLACADTSLNDQVDFILGFILLLVPLSFILASYVCIFATILKIRSTQGQLKAFSTCASHITVVTMFCGPAMFMYMNPGANASPERDKKLALFYNVISAFLNPIIYSLRNKDVKRAFLKLTGWGRASE; via the coding sequence ATGCAGAACTTCCCCTGGGACAACCACAGCTTCGTGTCTGAATTCATCCTTCTGGGCTTCTCCAGGGATCCCTACATTAATGTAATCCTCTTCAAcatcttcttctttctctatctctctacaCTTGTGGGCAATGGGCTCATTGTCACCTTGATTCACATGGACTCCCACctccacacacccatgtacttcttcctcagtGTCCTCTCCATGTTGGACATGAGCTATGTCACCACTACTGTGCCCCAGATGTTGGTACATCTGATCTGCCAGAAGAAAACTATCTCCTATGTTGGGTGTGTGGCCCAGATGTACATCTTTCTGGTGCTGGGCATCACTGAGGGCTGGCTGTTCTCTGTCATGGCCTATGACAGATATGTAGCCATCTGTTATCCACTCAGGTACAAGATTATCATGACCCCATGGCTGTGTGGGGCAATGGTGGTCTTTTGTGGATTGTGGGGAATCAGCTGTTCCCTAGTCTACACTGTCTTCACGATGCGTCTGCCCTACTGTGGCCCCAATGAGATCAATCACTTCTTCTGCGAGGTCCCTGCTGTTTTGAAGCTGGCCTGTGCAGACACATCCCTCAATGACCAAGTGGATTTCATCCTGGGCTTCATCCTTCTCCTGGTACCCCTTTCCTTCATTCTGGCCTCCTATGTCTGCATCTTTGCCACCATCTTGAAGATCCGCTCAACCCAGGGTCAACTGAAGGCCTTCTCCACCTGTGCCTCCCACATCACTGTGGTCACCATGTTCTGTGGACCTGCCATGTTTATGTACATGAACCCCGGGGCCAATGCCTCCCCAGAGAGGGACAAGAAACTGGCTCTGTTCTACAATGTTATCTCTGCCTTTCTCAATCCCATCATCTATAGCCTTAGAAACAAAGACGTGAAGAGGGCTTTCCTCAAGTTAACAGGCTGGGGTAGGGCCTCTGAGTGA